Within Campylobacteraceae bacterium, the genomic segment CATTGAAGTAGAAATACAAAAAGAAGACGATAAGTATTTTGTTAATTATATTAATGAGTCGGGTGTAGATAATATTATTTACCTAGATCATAAATATGAAGATTTAGAAAAGTATCTTGGCAAAACAGTTATTTCTGGTTTAAGACCGGAGCATATTCAAAACGGTTTTAGGGATGCAAGTGTTACCAATGAACTGCAAGATTTAAGTGCAAAAATTGATTTCTCTGAATTAACTGGGTCTGATGTATTTTTACATATTAATTTAAACAATACAGAAGTAGTATCAAGAGTATCTCCTAGTGGTTCAAAAAAAGATGGAGAAGATATTAATTTAAAAGTTTGGGCTAAAAAAATACTCTTTTTTGATAAAGAAACAAAAAATAGAATTAGATAGGAAAAGAAGATGAACTTAAATAATAAAGTAGTTATTGTTACAGGTGGAACCTCTGGTATTGGTTTAGAAATCGTTAAAGAAGCTCTTAACAAAGGGGCTAAAGTAATGATACATTCTTCTCATAATTCAAAAGATAAAGCCATAGCTTTATGTAAAGAATTAGGAGAGAATACCTCTTATGTGTGCGCAGATTTATCAAAAGCAATTGAACTTCAGCCCATTGTAGATAAAACTATTGAGGTATTTGGAAGAATTGATTCTTTGGTAAATAATGCAGGAGTTTTTCCTAGAAATACTATTTTAGATATCAATTATGAAGATTATGATTATATTATGAATGTAAACTATAAAGCCCCCTTATTTTTATGTCAAGCTGTCATCAAACATTTTATGGAACATAAAATAAAAGGCTCAATTGTAAATATGGGTTCTATTAACTCTTATTGTGGGCAAGATAATCTTCTTGTTTATTCCTCTTCTAAGGGTGCATTAATGACAATGACACGAAATTTAGCTGATTATTTAGGTTCATATGAAATCAGAGTCAATCAAATAAATGTAGGTTGGACCCATACAGATAAAGAGAATGAAACACAATTAGGAGAAGGAAATTCTAAAGATTGGTATAAAAATATTAATAAAGCTTTTGCACCAAGGGGGACTATTTTAGCACCACAAGAAATTGCAAAACATGCTATTTTTTGGTTAAGTGATTACTCAATTCCTGCAAATGGTTCTATTTATGAAGTAGAACAATACCCAGTAATTGGAAGAAACAAGATAAATGCATAAACTTACCTTTATTCCCGATTCTAAATGTATTTTAGGGGAAGGTCCTTTATACAAAGAAAATGAAAATTCTTTGTATTGGAGCGATATAAAAGATAAAAGAATATATAAATACGATTTAAATTCAAAAACAGTAGAACATTTTCAATTTCAAAAAACAATTGCTTCTTTTGTTTTTACAAGTGAGAATAAATTACTCGCAACTACTAATGAAGGTTATGAGTATTTAGATTTAAAAACAAAAGAAATCACTTCCTTAATTAATCCTGAAGAGGAGTTAATTAATAACCGTTTTAATGATGGAAAATGCGATGCAAAAGGCAGATATTTTGCAGGAACGATGGACAATAATGAAGAAAAAATTACTGGTTCTTTATATTGTTTAGATAAAAACATTTGTGTAAAAAAAGAAAAAGATTTGTTTATTTCTAATGGTTTGGGTTGGAATAAAAACTCAAGTAAGTTTTATTTAACAGACAGTCCAAAAAGAGTTATTTATGTTTATGATTATGATTTGGAAACATCTACTATGAGCAATAAACAAATCTTTGTTCGTATAAAAGATGAAGATGGTTATCCTGATGGTTTATGCCTTGATGAAGAAGATTATATTTGGTCAGCTCATTGGGCAGGATCAAAAATTACACGATATAAAGCCGATGGTTCAATTGATAAAATAATTGAACTTCCTGTTCCCAATGTAACTTCTTGTTGTTTTGGAGGAAAAGATTTTAAAACACTTTTTATTACAAGTGCACAAAAAGGTCTAAGTAAAGAAGAATTACTTGCTTTCCCTTTAAGTGGGAGTACCTTTATATTAGAAACAAATGTAAAAGGTCAAAAGCCTAATTTATATCAACATTAATTTGAAAAGAGAAAAAATGGATAAAAATAGAAAACTATTTAAGTACCGAAGTCAAGCTTGGTTTGATAATCAAAAAGACCCTGGAATGACTGCTTTATATTTGGAGCGCTATTTAAATTATGGATTAACAAGAGGTGAGCTTCAAGGAAACAGACCTATCATTGGAATAGCTCAAACGGGAAGTGATTTATCTCCTTGTAACAGACACCATATAGAATTAGCATCAAGATTAAAAGATGGAATAAGAGATGCTGGTGGTATTCCTATTGAGTTTCCTACCCATCCCATTCAAGAAACAGGGAAACGCCCAACAGCAGGATTGGATAGAAACTTATCTTATTTATCTATGGTAGAAACTATTTATGGTTATCCTCTTGATGGGGTAATTTTTACCATTGGTTGTGATAAAACAACACCTGCTGCGTTAATGGCAGCAGGGACTTTAAATATTCCTTCTATAACATTTTCTGTAGGCCCTATGTTAAATGGTTATCATAAAGGAAAACTTTGTGGTTCAGGAACTGCTATTTGGCATGCACGAAAAGAATTTGCAAAAGGTGAGATTGATTATGATGAGTTTATGGACATAGCAGCTGCTTCTGCTCCTAGTGTTGGCTATTGTAATACAATTGGAACAGCCACTTCTATGAATTGCCTTAGTGAAGTTTTAGGAATGTCTTTAGCACACAGTGCAACCATTCCAGCACCTTATAGAGAAAGAGGTCAAAATGCCTATGAAACAGGAAAACAAATTGTATCTTTGGTTAACAAAGACATAAAACCCTCTGATATTATGACAAAAGAGTCTTTTATTAATGCTATTGTTGCTTGTACTGCAATAGGCGCTTCTACAAATGCGCCTATTCATATTAATGCTATTGCTAAAAGTATTGGTATTACTATTACTACTGATGATTGGCAAGAATATGGTTATAAAATTCCACTCTTGTTAAACTGCCAACCCGCAGGGAAATATTTAAGTGAAGATTTTCATCGTGCAGGAGGTTTGGGTGCTATTATGAATGAGTTAATTAAAAAAGACAAAATTCATTTAGATACTTATACAGTAAATGAGAAAACAACCCAAGAAAATTACCAGAACTCCAGTATTTTAAATGAAGATGTCATAAAAACATATGATCAACCTCTTTTAGAAAATGCAGGTTTTTTAGTAATGAGTGGAAATTTATTTGACTCTGCTATTATGAAAACTTCAGTAATTGATGAGAAGTTTTTAAAAGATTTTATTCATGATGGAAAAATTGAAGGAAAAGCCGTTGTTTTTGAAGGCCCTGAAGATTATCATGACAGAATCAATGACGAGAGTTTAAATATAAATAAAAAATCAATTTTGTTTATGCGAAACTGTGGGCCTTTAGGTTATCCAGGTTCAGGAGAAGTTATTAATATGCTTCCACCTGATAAACTAGTAAGGCAAGGAATACTTGCTCTTCCAACGCTTGGGGATGGAAGACAAAGTGGAACAAGTGCTAGTGCATCTATTTTGAATGCAACACCAGAAAGCCATGCAGGTGGAGGTTTAGCTATATTAAAAACAGGCGATGATATTTTAATTGATTTAAATCAAAGAGAAGTACAAATGTTGGTTTCAAAAGAAGAGATTCTTGAGCGTAAAAAAAACCTAGTTCTTCCTCGATTAGAAAATGAAACACCTTGGCAAGAAATCTACAGAGATTTTGTAGAAGGATTAGCAGATGGAGCATGTTTGAAGTTACAGCAACCTTATACTAAAATACTTGATAAAAAATGGTTTGCAAGAGATTCACACTAATATTTCTTTTGTTAAATAAAGGTTAAAAATGATTTATGAAATAAGTAATAATATATATGCACTAAAAGTTGATTCTCTTGGGGCAGAACTTATTTCTGCTTCTTATAAGAAAGAAGAATATTTACACCAAAAAGAAAAAGTTTACTGGAACAGAAGCTCCCCTGTTTTATTTCCAATTGTTGGAAAATTAAAAAACAATAACTACAAATACAATAATAAAAACTATTCTTTACCTATTCACGGCCTTGCAAGACACAAAGAGTTTACTTTTGTAAAACAAGATACAAATACTTTGGTATTTTCTTTAAAAGAAGACAGTAATTCATTAAAACACTATCCTTTTACTTTTTTTTTACAAATCACTTATACATTAAAAGAAGACTCTTTTGATATTAACTATGAAGTATCTTCAAACGAAGATATTCTATTTTCTTTAGGCGCTCACCCTGCTTTTATTTTAAAAGCTGGAATTGATGAGTCTTATTTAGAATTTGAAGAAAAAGAAAATCTTGATTTATTGTGTTTAAATCTGGATAATGGTTGTATTTCTAAAACAAAAAAAGACTATTTAAATTCTAAGATACTTAAACTAGAAAAAAATATTTTCCAAAAAGATGCTCTCATTTTTGAAAATATAAAATCAAAAAAAGTATCTTTGAAAAACACCAAAAATACTAAAAGTGTTAATATAAGTTATGAAGGTTTCCCTTTTATTGGTTTTTGGGCTCCAATGAATGCTGATTTTGTTTGTTTAGAACCTTGGTGTGGTATTGCAGATGATGACAATACTAAGTATATATTTAAAGACAAAAAAGGTATTATTTCTTTAAAAAAGAATAAACTATTTTCAAGAACTGTAGGAATTTCTTTTACTTAAGAAACATCCAGTTCTTCATTGTTCTCTTTTACAAATAATATATTAGAAATTAACAATAGTTTTTTGCACAAATGGTAGGTTGTTGAAGCATCCGTTATTAAAGATGATGCCATTTTCGCATTGATTTTATTTTCTCTTATAAGTGAGTCAATTTTACCATTACTTAAAATATCTAAAGCAGCTATATGCTCATTTATTTTATTCAATTTGCTGGTTTTTTTTTCAAAACTGTATTTATCATTTGCTAATAAATCTATTTCTTTTAAAGCATTAGCAAGTCCCATGCGCAAAACATTGTATTCATTTTTTATAAAAGTATTTTTTGATTTTAAATATAAAGAAGTATTTTTCTCCAATTTTTTCACTTCTTTTACTCCATTAATAATCTCTTTTGCAGCAATTTTCAATTTGAATACTTTATGTATATCTTCTTTATTCATATATTTTTG encodes:
- a CDS encoding SDR family NAD(P)-dependent oxidoreductase, whose amino-acid sequence is MNLNNKVVIVTGGTSGIGLEIVKEALNKGAKVMIHSSHNSKDKAIALCKELGENTSYVCADLSKAIELQPIVDKTIEVFGRIDSLVNNAGVFPRNTILDINYEDYDYIMNVNYKAPLFLCQAVIKHFMEHKIKGSIVNMGSINSYCGQDNLLVYSSSKGALMTMTRNLADYLGSYEIRVNQINVGWTHTDKENETQLGEGNSKDWYKNINKAFAPRGTILAPQEIAKHAIFWLSDYSIPANGSIYEVEQYPVIGRNKINA
- a CDS encoding dihydroxy-acid dehydratase family protein, which codes for MDKNRKLFKYRSQAWFDNQKDPGMTALYLERYLNYGLTRGELQGNRPIIGIAQTGSDLSPCNRHHIELASRLKDGIRDAGGIPIEFPTHPIQETGKRPTAGLDRNLSYLSMVETIYGYPLDGVIFTIGCDKTTPAALMAAGTLNIPSITFSVGPMLNGYHKGKLCGSGTAIWHARKEFAKGEIDYDEFMDIAAASAPSVGYCNTIGTATSMNCLSEVLGMSLAHSATIPAPYRERGQNAYETGKQIVSLVNKDIKPSDIMTKESFINAIVACTAIGASTNAPIHINAIAKSIGITITTDDWQEYGYKIPLLLNCQPAGKYLSEDFHRAGGLGAIMNELIKKDKIHLDTYTVNEKTTQENYQNSSILNEDVIKTYDQPLLENAGFLVMSGNLFDSAIMKTSVIDEKFLKDFIHDGKIEGKAVVFEGPEDYHDRINDESLNINKKSILFMRNCGPLGYPGSGEVINMLPPDKLVRQGILALPTLGDGRQSGTSASASILNATPESHAGGGLAILKTGDDILIDLNQREVQMLVSKEEILERKKNLVLPRLENETPWQEIYRDFVEGLADGACLKLQQPYTKILDKKWFARDSH
- a CDS encoding aldose 1-epimerase family protein; translation: MIYEISNNIYALKVDSLGAELISASYKKEEYLHQKEKVYWNRSSPVLFPIVGKLKNNNYKYNNKNYSLPIHGLARHKEFTFVKQDTNTLVFSLKEDSNSLKHYPFTFFLQITYTLKEDSFDINYEVSSNEDILFSLGAHPAFILKAGIDESYLEFEEKENLDLLCLNLDNGCISKTKKDYLNSKILKLEKNIFQKDALIFENIKSKKVSLKNTKNTKSVNISYEGFPFIGFWAPMNADFVCLEPWCGIADDDNTKYIFKDKKGIISLKKNKLFSRTVGISFT
- a CDS encoding SMP-30/gluconolactonase/LRE family protein: MHKLTFIPDSKCILGEGPLYKENENSLYWSDIKDKRIYKYDLNSKTVEHFQFQKTIASFVFTSENKLLATTNEGYEYLDLKTKEITSLINPEEELINNRFNDGKCDAKGRYFAGTMDNNEEKITGSLYCLDKNICVKKEKDLFISNGLGWNKNSSKFYLTDSPKRVIYVYDYDLETSTMSNKQIFVRIKDEDGYPDGLCLDEEDYIWSAHWAGSKITRYKADGSIDKIIELPVPNVTSCCFGGKDFKTLFITSAQKGLSKEELLAFPLSGSTFILETNVKGQKPNLYQH